In Desulfoferula mesophila, the genomic window GGCTTTATGAAGGAAAAGGATCTGGACCAGCCCTTGCGGGTTTTCCTGCAAAGCGGCGGCTGAGGTGGCCCCAGCCTGCGCTTGGTTCTGGATGAACCAAAGGAAAACGACGACAAGTACGAGGTTGACGGTCTGACCTACCTTATCGACAAGGATCTGTCCTCCAACAGCGGCAAGATCACGGTGGACTTCGTGGACAACGGCTGGCAACAGGGCTTCACGGTAAACGCCGAGAAACCCCTGGTCTCCGAGGGCGACAGTTGCTCCACCAGCGGCGGCTGCTCCAGCTGCGGTCACTAGATATAAGACCTGCATAATCCGGAGGCGGGCCTCATTGCCCGTCTCCGGGATATTTTCAGGGATGCAAGGCGGCCAACTGGCTCCGCAAATCCCCCGCGGAGTTGCCTGCTTTTTCCAAGGCCCCGTCGATGGCCGCCAGGCAGGACTTGATCACCGGGTTTAGGGGACGGCTGCGCCCCAGGGCCGCCCGCAGGGTGGCCAGGTCCGCCTTGAGGTCTCTGGCGGCGGTGGGGCCCAGATCCAGGCTCCAGCCGGCGATGCGATTCAAAAGCGCCTCCAGGTCCGGGGCCTTTTCGGCCTCTGCCGCGCCCTGCAATTCCTCGCCGCCCTTGGCGGTCAGGCGTATGGCCCCGCTGAGGCTGGCCATCTCCAGATAGCCCTGGTCCATCAGCTCCAGGCTCAGGCTTTCCGTGGCCCCCCGGTCCAGGCCCACCGTCTCGCCGGCGCTCCACATGTTGGCCTTGTCCCCGGCGGCGGCTACGGCCCTGAGGAACTCCAAGTTTTTTACCTCATCCATGGTTTCTCCCGCTGGTTGTGGCTCCCACGGCGCATCCCCGCCCCTTGGCCCATGCCGGGCCTATAACGGGGGCCTGTGCTATATTTACACTACTTAGGCCGACTTACCAAAGCAAAGGATTATCCGCCCTTGCCCTCCTCCACCTGGCCCCTGGCCCAACATCATCGCGCCCTGCTGGACGCCGAAACCGGCGCGGTGGTCAAGGACCCCGGCGGGCGGCTCAACGTGGCCCTGATCTTTCCCAACACCTACCAGGTGGGCATGGCCAACCTGGGCCTGCACGCCATCTACCGCATCATCAATCAGCGCTCGGACGCCCTGTGCGAGCGGGCCTTTTTGCCGGGCCGGGCCGAGGAGCCCCTCTACGCCAAGAGCGGCGCCCCCCTGCTCACCCTGGAGTCCTCGCGGCCGGTGGCCTCCTTCGACCTGGTGCTGGCCAGCCTTTGCTTTGAAAACGACGCCCCCAACCTCATCAAGATGCTGGCCCACGCCGGGCTGGGCACCCGCCGGGCCTCGCGGCGGGGCCCCTGGGTGGTGGCGGGGGGGGTCTATCCCATGCTCAACCCCGAGCCCCTGGCCGAGGTGATGGACGCCTTTGTGCTGGGCGAGGCCGAGGTGGTGCTGGAGCCCTTTTTGGAGGCCTTCACGGCCCTGGGCGGCCTAGGCCAGGAAGAGGCCCTGCGCGCCATGGCCCAACGGGTGCCGGGCTTTTACGCCCCCTCGCTCTACCAGGCCGCCTACGCCCCGGACGGCACCCTGGCCTCCTTTACCCCGGAAGAGGGCCTGCCCCCCCAAGTGGCCGCTCCCAAGTACCGGGGCCCGGCGGCGGGCCTGGCCCGCAGCGTCATCAGCGCCCCGGGGGTGGAGTTCGGGGAAATGACCCTCATCGAGGTGGGCCGGGGTTGCGGCCACGGCTGCCGTTTCTGCGCCGCCGGGCACATCTATCGCCCGCCCCGCCTGGGCCAGGCATCCGACTTCGCGCCCCTGGCCCTGGCCACCGCGGCCCAAGGCGGCAAGCTGGGCCTGGTCTCGGCGGCGGTGAGCGACATCGAGGACGTGGCCAGATTGGCGGGGGAGATCGTGGCCGCCGGGGGCAGCCTGTCGGTGTCCAGCCTCCGGGCCGACCGCCTGAGCCCGGAGCTGGCCGCGGCCCTGGCCGCCAGCCGCCACCAGACCGTGGCCCTGGCCCCGGAGGCGGGCAGCCAGCGGCTGCGCGACATCATCAACAAGCACCTGGACCAGGACGACCTGGGCCGGGCGGTGGAGACCCTGATCAGCGCCGGGGTGCCCAACCTGCGCCTCTACTTCATGGTGGGCCTGCCCGGCGAACAGGAGGGGGACATCGACGAGCTCATCGACCTGGTGCGTTCCCTGCGCCAGCAGGTGGTGAGCTTCTCCCGGGCCAAGGGGCACCTGGGGCGGGTGACCGTGAGCCTCAACGCCTTTGTGCCCAAGCCCTTCACCCCCTTCCAGTGGGAGCCCATGGCCCCGCTGAAGCTCATCAAGGCGCGGGTCAAGAAGGTGCAAAAGGCCCTGGCCGGGGCGGCCAACCTCAAGGTGATCAGCGACGTGCCCAAGTACGCCCGTTTGCAGGCGGTGCTGGCCCGGGGCGACCGCCGCCTCACCCCCCTGCTGGAGATATTGGCCCAGGGGCTGCCCGCCGAGAGGGCCTACGGCGAAGCCGGCGTGGACCCGGAGTTTTTCGCCCACCGCCGGCGGGAAAAGGACGAGCTTTTACCCTGGGACTTTATTGACCACGGCATAAGCCGCGACTATCTTTGGAATGAGGCCGAGCGGTCCCGGACCCAAAAACAAAGCCCGGTCTGCGCACCGGACACCTGCCGCCGCTGCGGCGCATGCTCCTGAGGAATAATGGCTAACCAGACCCCCCCCAGCCCCGCTCCAGGGCCCGCCGCCCTGTTGAAACTGGCCCAGGACGACCCCCGCCGGGCCGAGGCCGTGTGGCACGGCCTTAGCCGCGAACAGCGCCTGCGCACCGTGCTGGCCGCCAAGGGCGTGGAGCGCGAGCGCCTCATCGTCCTGGCCGCCGACAGCCGGGAGCTCGCCCAACAGCTGCCCCCGGACGAGTTCGCCACCACCGTCCTGGAGGTGGGCCCCGAGGACGCCGGGGCGCTCATCGAGCTGTGCAGCGACGAGCAGCTGACCTACCTGTTGGACCTCACCGGCTGGTGGAAGGAAAACTTCGCCCCGGAGCGCTACCAGATCTGGCTGCCCATGATCCTGGACGCCGGGGCCAAGCGCCTGCAGCGCTGGCTGGCCAACACCGACATGGAGGTGCTGGCCCTGCTGCTGCGCCATTGGGTGCGCATCGTCAAGTTTTTGCCCAGCCAGGAGCAGCAGGAGCCGCCCGACGATCTGCCCGAGTTCACCATCGACGGGGTGTATTTCTTCGAGTTCGTGGACCCCAAGGTCCAGGGCTTCGTGGCCCAGGTGTTGGTGCTGCTAAAGAGCGAGATGCCCGAGGCCTACTACCGGACCCTGGAGGCCGCCCTGTGGGAGCAGACGGCCGAGCTGCAGGAATACGCCAACCGCTGGCGCTCCGGCCGCCTGGCCGATCATGGCTTCCCCACCCGCCTGGAGGCCCTGGAGCTGTGGGCCGCCCCGGCGCCGGGGGAGAGCGCCTGGCAAGACCTGCCCCCCAAGGCCTCGGTCACCGAGCGCGCCGCGCCCCGCTCCGACCGCCTGAGCGCCATGTTGCCCGAGCAGGAATTTTTGCCCGCCTTGGCCGGGGAGCTCACCGGCGAGGCCGGGGACCTGCTGCGGGCGGAGTTGGCCTACATCGCCTCCTGCGGGGTGGCCGCCCTGGAGGCCGACCCGGCCCACCCCGAGGAGGTGGAGCGGGCGGCCCGCGAAAGCCTGGGCCTGGTCAACCTGGGCCTGGGGGTGCTCTCGGGGGGCGATCCGGTCAAGGCCCGCGAGGTGGTGAGCCGCCTGAGCCTGGCCGCCCTGGCCCGCCAGGGCGCGGCGGCCGTGCGGGATCTGAACCGCCGGGCCTGGGCCCTGGCCAAGGAGGGCTGGCTGAGCCGGATGCCCACCGGCCTGCACATCCTGGAGCCGCCCCTGGACCGCTGGCTGGCCGGGCTCGTCTACGCCCGACCCCGCTGCTACGACCCCAATCTGGGGCAAAACCGCGAGTACCGGGCCTTCATCAACCTGGCCGATGTGGAGACGGCGGACAGCGCCATCAAGCAGGCCGCCTTCTGGGGCACTTTGCTCTTGGAGCTTTTGGCCCTGAAGGTCGAAGACATCCGCGGGCTCTACCAGGGCGAGCACCTCTCGCCCGAGGACCCCACCGACATCAAGCTGAGCCACGTGCTGGGCACCTGGCTGGCCCGCCGCGAGCTGGGGCTGGAGGGCCTGGCCCCCATACCGGCGGCGCGCCTGCGCGAGGCGGTCACCGCCCTGCAAAAGGCTCTCAAGCACGGCCTGGAGGACGAACTGGCCGAGTCGCTGCGCGCCCTGCCCGACCCGGCCCAGGCCTCCCTGGCCGGGCGCGCCCTGCGGGGGGTCTTGCAGCACCTGAGCCTGGAGCTGGCCCGT contains:
- a CDS encoding radical SAM protein; translated protein: MPSSTWPLAQHHRALLDAETGAVVKDPGGRLNVALIFPNTYQVGMANLGLHAIYRIINQRSDALCERAFLPGRAEEPLYAKSGAPLLTLESSRPVASFDLVLASLCFENDAPNLIKMLAHAGLGTRRASRRGPWVVAGGVYPMLNPEPLAEVMDAFVLGEAEVVLEPFLEAFTALGGLGQEEALRAMAQRVPGFYAPSLYQAAYAPDGTLASFTPEEGLPPQVAAPKYRGPAAGLARSVISAPGVEFGEMTLIEVGRGCGHGCRFCAAGHIYRPPRLGQASDFAPLALATAAQGGKLGLVSAAVSDIEDVARLAGEIVAAGGSLSVSSLRADRLSPELAAALAASRHQTVALAPEAGSQRLRDIINKHLDQDDLGRAVETLISAGVPNLRLYFMVGLPGEQEGDIDELIDLVRSLRQQVVSFSRAKGHLGRVTVSLNAFVPKPFTPFQWEPMAPLKLIKARVKKVQKALAGAANLKVISDVPKYARLQAVLARGDRRLTPLLEILAQGLPAERAYGEAGVDPEFFAHRRREKDELLPWDFIDHGISRDYLWNEAERSRTQKQSPVCAPDTCRRCGACS
- a CDS encoding IscA/HesB family protein, encoding MVEVTPAASKAIQGFMKEKDLDQPLRVFLQSGGUGGPSLRLVLDEPKENDDKYEVDGLTYLIDKDLSSNSGKITVDFVDNGWQQGFTVNAEKPLVSEGDSCSTSGGCSSCGH
- a CDS encoding DUF6178 family protein, whose amino-acid sequence is MANQTPPSPAPGPAALLKLAQDDPRRAEAVWHGLSREQRLRTVLAAKGVERERLIVLAADSRELAQQLPPDEFATTVLEVGPEDAGALIELCSDEQLTYLLDLTGWWKENFAPERYQIWLPMILDAGAKRLQRWLANTDMEVLALLLRHWVRIVKFLPSQEQQEPPDDLPEFTIDGVYFFEFVDPKVQGFVAQVLVLLKSEMPEAYYRTLEAALWEQTAELQEYANRWRSGRLADHGFPTRLEALELWAAPAPGESAWQDLPPKASVTERAAPRSDRLSAMLPEQEFLPALAGELTGEAGDLLRAELAYIASCGVAALEADPAHPEEVERAARESLGLVNLGLGVLSGGDPVKAREVVSRLSLAALARQGAAAVRDLNRRAWALAKEGWLSRMPTGLHILEPPLDRWLAGLVYARPRCYDPNLGQNREYRAFINLADVETADSAIKQAAFWGTLLLELLALKVEDIRGLYQGEHLSPEDPTDIKLSHVLGTWLARRELGLEGLAPIPAARLREAVTALQKALKHGLEDELAESLRALPDPAQASLAGRALRGVLQHLSLELARLDPEGEMDPRFIAGLVVEA